A single genomic interval of Cydia strobilella chromosome 3, ilCydStro3.1, whole genome shotgun sequence harbors:
- the LOC134756192 gene encoding 17-beta-hydroxysteroid dehydrogenase 13-like encodes MADFVEVAMVVIELIWTLIKMNVENIRCIYKTFVPLEPKDIHGEITLITGAGHGMGREMALRFAKLGAIVVCVDINAKGNEKTVQAIKDNGGKAHRYECDVTDRAAVFSLAEKITKEVGEVTILVNNAGIMPSNPILEWTEQKIRSTIDINITANLWMIQAFLPAMKKLNHGHIVAMSSMAGLMGFKNLVPYCGTKYAVRGIMEALENELHDESDGKSNIKFTTICPYMVNTGLCKNPSIRFQNLMKMVEPGEAADMIIDAVRRDKYEVTLPNIMHYSNRFLVRLISPSAARITNKFFGVSVEPHD; translated from the exons at GGCTGACTTCGTAGAGGTCGCTATGGTagtcatcgagctgatctggaCGCTGATCAAGATGAACGTGGAGAACATCCGCTGTATCTACAAGACGTTCGTGCCTCTTGAACCTAAGGACATTCATGGAGAAATCACTCTA ATCACCGGCGCTGGTCACGGGATGGGCCGAGAGATGGCACTACGGTTCGCTAAGCTGGGCGCCATAGTGGTGTGCGTAGATATCAACGCCAAAGGCAACGAGAAGACTGTTCAGGCGATCAAGGATAATGGAGGGAAAGCGCATAGATACGA ATGTGACGTGACAGACCGCGCCGCGGTCTTCAGTCTCGCCGAGAAAATCACTAAAGAGGTTGGAGAAGTAACCATCCTGGTGAATAACGCTGGCATCATGCCCAGTAACCCCATACTGGAGTGGACAGAACAGAAAATTCGTTCCACTATTGATATTAACATCACCGCTAACCTCTGG ATGATCCAAGCCTTCCTGCCAGCGATGAAGAAGCTCAATCACGGACACATAGTGGCCATGTCGTCCATGGCCGGCCTCATGGGCTTCAAGAACCTGGTCCCGTACTGCGGGACCAAGTACGCCGTGCGGGGGATCATGGAGGCTTTGGAAAACGAGTTGCATGATGAGAGCGATGGCAAGAGCAAT ATCAAATTCACCACCATCTGCCCCTACATGGTGAACACGGGTCTATGCAAGAACCCCAGCATCCGCTTCCAGAACCTGATGAAGATGGTGGAGCCAGGAGAAGCTGCGGACATGATCATCGATGCTGTACGACGGGATAAATATGAAGTCACGTTACCTAACATCATGCATTACAGTAATAGG TTCCTTGTCCGCCTGATCTCCCCTTCCGCTGCCAGGATCACAAACAAATTCTTCGGCGTCTCCGTGGAGCCTCACGACTGA
- the LOC134756193 gene encoding LOW QUALITY PROTEIN: calaxin (The sequence of the model RefSeq protein was modified relative to this genomic sequence to represent the inferred CDS: substituted 1 base at 1 genomic stop codon) encodes MTEHKQISMAASCIALRGVKIFLSAGRAAAARKASSPPVVRRKPKPVLGAKPPQKVFDALLKNTKFNKYELEALYTMYRNLVTAAQSAAPAGIGQPAPKTDGIDQSTFRDVMHNTFDLVTEEAILERIWVTWERPSGGEGAIKFEAWAKGLSRLLRGTEDERRMHCFAVYDVNGDGWITKDEMFLLLKNSLLKQPGDEDPDEGVRDLVELVLKKLDVDRDGRVSFEDYKQAVEQEPLLLEAFGQCLPSKXHSAAFLRTLVTK; translated from the exons ATGACAGAACACAAGCAAATAAGCATGGCTGCGAGCTGCATCGCGCTCCGCGGCGTGAAGATCTTTCTCAGCGCAGGCCGAGCCGCGGCGGCAAGGAAGGCTTCTTCACCACCAGTAGTGAGGCGCAAGCCTAAACCTGTGCTTGGGGCCAAGCCGCCGCAGAAAGTATTCGATGCTCTGCTTAAAAACACTAAGTTTAACAA GTACGAGCTGGAAGCGTTGTACACTATGTACCGGAACCTGGTGACAGCCGCGCAATCCGCAGCACCTGCCGGCATTGGCCAACCAGCCCCGAAGACCGAC GGCATAGACCAGAGCACCTTCCGCGACGTAATGCACAACACGTTCGACCTAGTAACCGAAGAAGCCATCTTGGAGAGAATCTGGGTGACTTGGGAGCGCCCTTCAGGGGGCGAGGGTGCCATAAAATTTGAAGCCTGGGCTAAAGGTTTGAGCCGACTGCTAAGGGGGACTGAGGATGAGAGAAGAATGCACTGCTTTGCGGTTTATGATGTTAATGGAGATGGCTGGATTACAAAGGACGAGATGTTTTTACTGTTGAA AAACTCACTCTTGAAGCAGCCAGGGGACGAAGACCCGGACGAGGGAGTGAGAGACCTTGTGGAACTGGTTCTTAAAAAACTGGACGTTGACAGAGACGGCAGGGTGTCCTTCGAGGATTACAA ACAAGCGGTGGAGCAAGAGCCCCTTTTGTTAGAAGCCTTCGGACAGTGCCTGCCTTCCAAGTGACATTCGGCTGCCTTTCTTAGAACACTAGTCACTAAGTga
- the LOC134755672 gene encoding 17-beta-hydroxysteroid dehydrogenase 13-like — translation MAEEPTVITVWLLTVEIISTMLRTIFELVRGIYRSFVPPAPKDVSGEIILITGAGHGIGREVAVRFSKLGATIVCVDINKEGNQETVDLIKQSKGTAHRFEADVTDREAVFKLAQRVTIEVGDVTILVNNAGIMPCKPLLRWSEKEVRSTMDINVNGNIWMIQAFLPAMLERNYGHIVAMSSMAGILPVPNLVPYCGSKFAARAIMDTLALELQSQPRDASGLKFTTICPFVVNTGLCHRPKTRFPALIKTVETADAADKIVDAVRREIREISIPGYLHYLVRYFMWLVPFPVVKIVLSFVDAGVNPHD, via the exons AT GGCAGAGGAGCCAACAGTAATCACAGTCTGGCTACTGACGGTCGAGATTATATCGACTATGTTAAGGACTATTTTCGAGCTAGTTCGAGGCATTTATCGCTCATTCGTGCCACCTGCTCCGAAGGATGTTTCGGGTGAAATTATACTG ATTACAGGGGCAGGACATGGCATAGGCCGCGAGGTGGCTGTTAGGTTCTCCAAGCTGGGAGCTACCATCGTATGTGTGGACATCAATAAGGAGGGCAACCAGGAAACTGTAGACTTGATCAAGCAGTCTAAGGGCACTGCTCACAGATTCGA GGCAGACGTCACAGACCGCGAAGCAGTATTCAAACTAGCCCAGCGAGTAACAATCGAAGTCGGTGATGTGACAATCCTGGTGAACAACGCCGGCATCATGCCCTGCAAGCCGCTGCTGCGGTGGTCGGAGAAGGAAGTGCGCTCCACCATGGATATTAACGTCAATGGCAACATTTGG ATGATCCAAGCCTTCCTCCCCGCCATGCTCGAGCGTAACTACGGCCACATTGTAGCTATGTCGTCCATGGCCGGCATATTGCCCGTACCTAACCTGGTGCCCTACTGCGGCTCAAAATTCGCTGCCCGAGCCATCATGGACACACTAGCACTGGAGCTTCAGAGCCAACCGAGGGATGCTAGTGGA CTAAAGTTCACCACCATCTGCCCATTCGTAGTCAACACGGGTCTCTGCCACCGGCCGAAGACTCGCTTCCCCGCGCTCATCAAAACCGTGGAGACTGCAGATGCTGCTGACAAAATCGTGGATGCTGTACGACGGGAGATTAGAGAAATATCCATACCTGGGTACCTGCATTACCTTGTCAGG TACTTCATGTGGCTAGTGCCATTCCCTGTCGTCAAGATCGTCTTATCGTTCGTAGACGCTGGCGTCAACCCACACGACTAG